From Bradyrhizobium symbiodeficiens, the proteins below share one genomic window:
- the lpxA gene encoding acyl-ACP--UDP-N-acetylglucosamine O-acyltransferase: MSKIDPTARVEDGAVIGEGTEVGPFCIIGPHVVIGKNCKLIGHVHITAQTTIGDDCTIYPFVSLGTPPQSLSYRGELTRLTIGSGCTIRESVTMNAGTVAGGGITTVGDRGYFMNCSHVGHDCHVGNDVIFATSATLGGHAEIGDFVFIGGLSAVHQFTRIGPQVMVGGVCGVRDDIIPFGLVNGQYAVLEGLNIIGMKRRKFTKQRLATVRGFYQKLFHGPGTFAERLEASRPLAGEDPAIAEILDFIGKGKRPLCLPALGK; the protein is encoded by the coding sequence ATGAGTAAGATTGATCCTACCGCGCGGGTCGAGGACGGCGCCGTGATCGGCGAGGGCACCGAGGTCGGGCCCTTCTGCATCATCGGCCCCCACGTCGTGATCGGCAAGAACTGCAAGCTGATCGGTCACGTGCACATCACGGCGCAGACCACCATCGGTGACGATTGCACCATTTACCCCTTCGTCTCGCTCGGCACGCCGCCGCAGTCGCTCTCCTATCGGGGCGAGCTGACCAGGCTCACGATCGGCTCGGGCTGCACCATCCGTGAGTCCGTGACCATGAATGCCGGCACGGTCGCCGGCGGCGGCATCACCACGGTCGGCGACCGCGGTTATTTCATGAACTGCAGCCATGTCGGCCATGACTGCCATGTCGGCAACGACGTGATCTTCGCGACCTCGGCGACGCTCGGCGGTCACGCCGAGATCGGTGACTTCGTCTTCATCGGCGGGCTGTCAGCGGTGCACCAATTTACCCGCATCGGGCCGCAGGTCATGGTCGGCGGCGTCTGTGGCGTGCGCGACGACATCATTCCGTTCGGGCTGGTCAACGGCCAGTATGCGGTGCTGGAAGGCCTCAACATCATCGGCATGAAGCGGCGCAAGTTCACCAAGCAGCGGCTGGCGACGGTGCGCGGGTTCTACCAGAAGCTCTTCCATGGCCCCGGCACGTTCGCCGAGCGGCTGGAGGCATCGAGGCCGCTCGCGGGCGAAGATCCTGCGATCGCCGAAATTCTCGACTTCATCGGCAAGGGCAAGCGTCCGCTATGTCTTCCCGCCCTCGGAAAGTGA